The following proteins come from a genomic window of Lemur catta isolate mLemCat1 chromosome 4, mLemCat1.pri, whole genome shotgun sequence:
- the NKX3-2 gene encoding homeobox protein Nkx-3.2: protein MAVRGGNTLTPFSIQAILNKKEERGGLSAPEGRPPPGGTAVAVAAAPAVCCWRLFGETDAGALGGAEDSLLASPAGTRAAAGRTAESPGGWDSDSALSEENEGRRRCADAPGASGAGRTGGTLSLGQRVCELPASKDLEEEAAGRSDSEMSASVSGDHSPRAEDDGVGARGAHVPALCSGAGGRGSSAPAGGVEEEEEPAAPKPRKKRSRAAFSHAQVFELERRFNHQRYLSGPERADLAASLKLTETQVKIWFQNRRYKTKRRQMAADLLASAPAAKKVAVKVLVRDDQRQYLPGEVLRPPSLLPLQPSYYYPYYCLPGWALSTCAAAAGTQ, encoded by the exons ATGGCTGTGCGCGGCGGCAACACCTTGACGCCCTTCTCCATCCAGGCGATCCTCAACAAGAAAGAGGAGCGCGGCGGGCTGAGCGCGCCGGAGGGGCGCCCGCCGCCCGGGGGCACAGCGGTGGCTGTGGCTGCGGCGCCCGCTGTCTGCTGTTGGCGGCTCTTTGGGGAGACGGACGCGGGCGCACTGGGGGGCGCCGAGGACTCTCTGCTCGCGTCTCCTGCCGGTACCAGAGCAGCTGCGGGGCGGACTGCGGAGAGCCCGGGAGGCTGGGACTCGGACTCGGCTCTCAGCGAGGAGAACGAGGGCAGGCGGCGCTGCGCGGATGCTCCGGGGGCCAGCGGGGCCGGCCGCACGGGAGGAACCCTGAGCCTCGGCCAGCGGGTCTGCGAGCTGCCCGCCTCCAAGGACCTGGAGGAGGAAGCCGCGGGCCGGAGCGACAGCGAGATGTCGGCCAGCGTCTCAG GCGACCACAGCCCAAGGGCCGAGGATGACGGTGTTGGCGCCAGAGGTGCACACGTGCCCGCGCTGTGCAGTGGAGCCGGCGGCAGGGGCAGCAGCGCGCCGGCGGGCggcgtggaggaggaggaggagcccgcGGCGCCGAAGCCGCGTAAGAAGCGCTCTCGAGCCGCCTTCTCCCACGCACAGGTCTTCGAGCTGGAGCGTCGTTTTAACCACCAGCGCTACTTGTCCGGGCCGGAGCGTGCAGACCTGGCCGCGTCTCTGAAGCTCACCGAGACGCAGGTGAAGATCTGGTTCCAGAACCGTCGCTACAAGACCAAGCGCCGGCAGATGGCCGCCGACCTGCTGGCCTCGGCGCCCGCAGCCAAAAAGGTGGCGGTAAAGGTTCTGGTGCGCGACGACCAGAGACAGTACCTGCCCGGCGAGGTGCTGCGGCCACCCTCGCTTCTGCCACTGCAGCCCTCCTACTATTACCCTTACTACTGCCTCCCGGGCTGGGCGCTCTCCACGTGTGCGGCCGCTGCGGGCACTCAGTGA